Part of the Vidua macroura isolate BioBank_ID:100142 chromosome 27, ASM2450914v1, whole genome shotgun sequence genome, ACCCCCGCGCCAGCTGCCGGCCCCCCCCCGACCTCCCCGCGGAGATCTGGAGCCTGGGATTTGCGCCTGGCAGCAGCCGCTGCAGCCGCACCGAGCTCGGGGCTTTTCAAACCCGCATTAAACATTCATGGCTCTAAAAATAAACGAGCATCCCATTCTCCCCGGAGTCTCCGCCGGGATCCGCAGCGCTGACGTGCGGCACCAAGGGCACTTTGAGCTCTGCCGGGTCCGAGTGCCGGGGCTTATCCTGGCATACACGGAGGGTCTGCatcccctcagcccctgcccagccccggcGTCCTCCGAGATCCCCTCCAGTGCCAAAGGTGCTCAGCAAAGGCAGGAATGAGccctgcagcatttcccagcaggCAAACCAGGAGCAGGTGGGATAGGGCATCCGCACAGCCCTAATTTCTGGCCCCAGCGCAGCACGGAGAGCTGCCTTCAGGGCTTGGGacccctgggaatggggctcagcacccccagAACACCGGCAGGGCCCAGGGCATGGCCACTGCACCACCCACCCTGTGCAGGGACAAAGAGGACAGTGCCAGCCGTGAGGgcacaggagaggagagggaatttgggacatcccctcctcctcctcacctctgtttgttttgctgggGTAGATTCTCTGGAAGTATTTATATTCCTCTGGGGCTGGGAAGTCTTCCACGGGATGAAAGGAGTATTTGGATTCAAAGTCATCTGTGAAGAAATGGCAAAaggggcaggtgagggaggggggctctgggggaggCTGGCCGAAGCCACAGGGCTCGGCTGCGAGGGGGATCCGTGCGGGGGTCACTCACCCAGGAATGCTCTGACGGTGGAGATGGAGTCCCGGTGCCCGTTCCGCAcgggcggcggtggcggcgggggCCCGGCCGGGGTCCGGGTGGGTGGCGGCGGGGGCTTTCCCCGGCCggggggctcggcggggccgtGCAGTCTGTAGGGGGGTGGGGGCGGGGGGGCGTCGCGCCCTCCGTTCCGCAGCAtcggcggcgggggcggcggagctgcggggacagcggggtcagCGCGGCACGGCGCTCCCGGGGCAAACCCAGGGACATCCCCTGGAGCGTCCCAggccagctgctgtgccagaccGCGGCCCGGGGATGCTCCTACGCGTGCCCGGAGATTTCCTGCTCGCTCCTGACATCTGCATTCCTCATCCCTCCAccagctgcagtgcagggaccagccagccccgctgccccccaGCTCGCCGTCCACCccgggggctgctccagccccacatGCTCCCAGCCCACAGTGAGCACAGGTCCCTCTGCACCAGAGGGGATCCCAGGAGCAGCTACGatccagcacatccctgagtccgagggcagcagctccacacGGAGCCAAGATGCTGCCTGCCAGGACTGGAAGCCACGTCCGCAGTGTCACCAAGGCAGTGACAGGATCCACAGCCCCTCTGACCCACCTCtcactcctgcccagcctcccgCAGAGGCTCTGTGGCAGTTCGTGCTCCTCATTAGCCTAATTACACTCAGGCTGACAGCGCAGATCCCCAGCTGTAGCTCTGAGGAGGGATTCTGGCAGGGCCAGAAGGACGGAGCGGCTTGGCAGgggcccaggcaggagctgcggTCTGGACGGGGAGCCCAGGAGTGCACGGGGGGGCACTGAGGCGCAGCCAACACCAGTCCCAGCCACGGGGACAAACTCCCGAGGGCTGCACACCCAGGGAAAggcttctccctgctctgccatggCTTTTTGCACCCTCCCAGTGACATTTAGGAAGCTCAGGGGAGCTATGCTCTCCCACGTTCTCATCTCCCACCCCAGGAGAGtatgggcaggagctgcccggCCACAACCCACCGTCATCACCAGGCTTGGAAGGAGCTGGATGATCATGGGACATGACCAAGGACATGTGTTAAACATGGGACCGCAACTCCTGCCCCGGTCCCTACACCACATGCAGAAGCCTCGCTGTGCCCCGAAGCCAACTCTTGCCTCCCACCCTGATCACCCCAGTTGCCCCCGGTCACCTCCCACCCTGATCACCCCAGTTGCCCCCAGGCACCGTGAATCGAGTGGCTCTTACCTGCTCCACGGCTTGGGGGGTCTCTggccggcggcggggggcggctgctctgcagggacgGGGAGGCAGCAGTGGGCGGCGGCGGTGCCAGACCCCGCAGTGGGCCCGGCGCCTTCCTGTGCAAGGAGTTGTGTCTCTGCGGCAGCTCCGGAGCCAACtcgctgctggggctggaggggccgttggggacaccggggggtTGCCGGTaaggggggggtgggggggcgaGAGACTGGCCCTGAGCGCCCGACCGGACACTgactggggaaggagggggttTGATGGGCGGAGGGGCGGGGGGTCCGTCCCTGCTGCCGGGCAGGCGCTGTCCCGGCGTGGGCGGCAGCGGCTTCTCCCGGTTGTAGGGCGAGGCCTTGGCGTGCGCTGgagggggggccgggggggcggcggcgcggcggcccggcggcgggggcggcggggccgaggAGCTGTGCTTCATGCCGGTGCCGCCGGCGGTGCCGGGCCGGGACAGGTCAGGCAGGGAGGGCCTCTGCGTGCGCGGCAGTTCCGGCGGGGACCCTCGGCTGCTGTCGGCATCGTCCTGAGGGCGGCTGTTGCCGGCCGGCACGGggggcctgggagcagctgctcggGAGCCAGGGACTTGCAGTGTTTGTTTAGTGGAGCTGTCTGCGGGGAAGGAGAGCGCAGTGAGGGGTCGGGGGACAGCACAGGAGcagtgccctgtccctgcacagagccaCGGCCAAGGAGTGCCAGGCCACAGGGACGGCTGTTTGGCACACGCAGGGAGCTGGCACCAAGCACGGCCACACAAGGCTCCTCTCTCACCACTCTACTCTGTGGCCACCACAGAGAACACACAGAGTTCAGCAATACATGAAAACTCCTGCACCCTCCAAGAAGTCTGTGTGTGGGACTGAGGCTCAGGGAGGGCACAGCTGGCCTGTGCCATGCATGGGATGTGATTTGGGATCCTGCCTCTTAGCAGCTGAAATCCCCAGGGATGCACAGTGAGATCCTCaacccctccctgctcagggccctccccagggacccccacaCAGACGATGGGCCCGTGGCCATTACCTGAGCTGTCCTTGGCTCCCACAGGTCTGAGCTTGGGAACGCCGCCTTGGAAGAGGCCGCCCTTGGGCTGGATGGCAGctgagccagagccagagccgtagctgctgccgccgctgcccTTGGGCTCTGAAAGGAGGGAGGCAAAGAGGTTAAGCCTGGAATTATCCGCTCCTCcaatgaggagctgctgggaaccAGATGGGCAAGCAGAAGGGTACGGCGGCGCCCAGCGTGGGGCCAGGAGCCTCCCGGGAACTCACTTTCCAGGATGGGTGCACTCCGGTCATTGATTTGGGTCACTTTCCTGAGCTTGGTCCCTTTACAGATGTCCTGCAGGagggccccgcggccccgctgcTCCTCTCGGCTCAGCTTCGGCGGTTCCGTGTTcgcctggagagcagcagcagctcagcacctccccaggaccccccgGCACAGGAACGGCCCAGCTCTGCATCCCCacctcccagagcagccccccCCTGCCACAGCCAGCATTCTCCAGGGGAAATTCCTCTGGCAAGCGGCCCCCTGTGGGGACAGgccacctcccagcccagcGAGGTGACCCCTACCTGACTGAGGGTGGGGGGTGgcggggggccggggggcggcggcgggggaggAGGGATCGGCATCCTGGCGGCTCCGGGGtctcagtgctgggggcaggcCTGGGCACTCATGCCTGCGGGAAGGGAGGAAGCGGTCAGGGAACACGGGGGAAAGCCGGCGGTGAAACACAGCCCCGGGGAATTGTGCTGGTGCCCTGTGCCcggagctgtgcagagcagcagctggagctgctctgccaggctgtCCCAACACCCTGGAGCGGCAGGTCCCAGAGGTGGGAGCCAGCACATCCCCAGCCCAAATCCCCAGGGCTCCCACAGCGCCTGCAGTGAAAACCCAGGACGTGTCTCACACAACCACCTCGCCCAGCAGACAAAACCCGGCCAAGCTGACCCTGCACCATccatccagctcctccagctgcacctAGAGGCCGCTCACTTGGGAGTGTGACAGTAGCCCGCCAGCACTGGCACGTGGCCCCATGGCCTCTCCATCCATGGCCAGGGCAAATCAGCCAGATGgctccagctccacagcagccagagcagcacgAAGCAGCACAGGGCTCCCATCCCTGAATTTCCCGACCTCTTGTCTCCTACATCAATAACCCCCCAGCACTGAAGGCTCTCTGTGCCCCACAACTCCAAAGCCCCCTCAAAGCTGTCCAAACAATCAGAGAAACCGGCTTTCCCAGGACAGATCTGGCAACGCCCCAACTCATCAGAAGGCCAGAATGAACCTTTCTGGCACCACAGCTCACCTGGAACAGCTCCCGGGGCTCCGCGGGGCCCGGTAGCTCCGGTCGGCACTGGAGATGGAAcacacagggactggggacaggaaGAGGAGCCTGAATCACTGGCAGGTCATAGGCCCTCGTGCCACTGACAGCAGCGCTCAGGTAAGGCCTCCCATAGCACCGGCTCAGGGAATAGGAATGTGATGACTGGAGGCCTTGCTCACCACATGGAGAGTCCCAGGAGCTCAGAGCAGACCCTGAGGCAGGGGACAAATGTCCCTCTCTGGGCCACAGACGTCCTTCCCACAGGAAAACCTATTCCACAGTCACTAACGGGAACCACACCACAAACAGGAGGAAAGGACAGGTTTCACACCTGAAACATCCGATTTCCGAGCCCTGACCTCCAGGGCAGGTGACACAGGGCACGGGAACAGCCCCCACCGCAGGGAAAGTTCCTTTATGACTCAGGTTTGTACCAGGTATTAACAGCCAGATCCCTTCTCACACTCATCTCCTGCTAGATAAACTACAGCTTCCTAATCCCACAGGACACAGGTCCATCAGACATTCCCATGGTGTGAGAACGGGAAGCAGGGAGCAACAGCATGGCTGCCACAGCAGCGGCTCCCCTGCCCTGAGGCAAACCACTGGCTCTGGGGttcagggaaataaataaatacgTAAACtgccttttaattaaaatcagctCTTCTACCCTGTGAGAAGTCCTCAGCTACAGCTTCATCAGGAAGACATTCCTCCCTCTATCTTATGGCATTTTCCAAGTCACCCGAGACTCCCAGTTCCCCAGTGACAAACGTGGTgctcctctgccccagcctgagGCCTCCCACCCAGGAGCCCACGTCCATCGATCCCTCCGGACACTCCAGCCAGGAACAGCTCCCAGCAAACCCATCCGGCCTTTGCCTTTCCCACTGGAGCAGGATCACAGACTGCTCTGAACGTGCTCGTCTGGGACGTGTTGGAACAGGAACACCTTTCCCTGTGCTCCTTCCCACCCGCAGTGGGATCACAGGGCCAGGGTGGCACGAGTGGCTCCGGGCAGAGCCGCAGCCATGCTGGATCAGCTGCCGGAGGGAATTAGCAGGGATCCAGCTGAGGAACACGTCAGGTAATGAGACTCCTGACTGGGGCTCGTGTGTCACAGCCCTGAGCCAGCACAGGAGTGATGCCAGGGCCACCACTTTCCGACCCACGGGAACGTCACACATTGTGTCCCCgctctgctcctgtgccagctggTTACTCCCAGGGTGACACTTCCCTCGGTGGCCCCTGTGACAGCGACGCATCTCACAGACAGACAAATAGGGATTTGTCAGCTGGCACAaaccatccagtgccacccgtGCCaggccagcactgctggggtcTCTCAGTGTGACCTGCTGACACCCTGCAACAGGCTCCAGACAATCCACAGGGACAATCCACAGGGATCTGTAGGACAAGGGGGTTATTTCTACAACCAGATCACGAGTCACTATCTCCCCTCTAAGGTGCCCTTACAGCAAAACCTGCGCTCGGATCCAGGCTCTGACCTAGAAGAGcgagaggaaaggagagaagagTTTAAGCTAAAGCAGCTGAGGATAAACTGGAGCTGAATTCCCAAGAAACAGGTCATTCCATTTCGGTGCACGGCCCCGTTTGGGCTGGGGATTAACAGCAAAGGTCACATTGAAAAACCAAAATCGAGAGGCCCCGAACTCAGCACATGGCTGGGAAAAGCTGAGAGCTCTGGGTGGGAATGGTGCCTTTGAAATACAGCCTGGATCTTTCATGTGCAAGAAGACAGACCCAGCTGATACAGATTAGGGAGACAGGAGCTAAATcctccaggaaaagaaaaaaaggggggagtTCTCCTCCCAGCACTCCTTCATGCCTGGAACAACACTGCAACTTCTCTGTGCTCCTTCTCCTTTGTTCTTCCCTACCAGGACCCTTCCACCAAGACACATCAGAGCCTCTGAGGGCTCCAAGTGCCGTGgtggcagctccctgtgcttgCAGGGAAAgtggctgggaagagctgaATCCAGAGACACCAATGGATAAAagctgggctgagcaggagggGCAGGTTTACACAGTGCCTTTgcttttccaatccaaaccaaaccTCAGGAAAGCTCTGAGCAAAGCAGGAGGGAAACAAGGTGTGAAAAGCTGTCCCTTGAGAGGAGGGAGAGATCAGGAGATCGAGGTCACCCTGTGCAAAGCTgcttcagagctgctgtttcaCACGCTAGAGCCCACCACGGCCACAGACGCCTCAGCAGTGATTTGGATCAGCACTTCCCTGTCAGCCCTGGGATCAA contains:
- the WIPF2 gene encoding WAS/WASL-interacting protein family member 2 — its product is MPIPPPPPPPPGPPPPPTLSQANTEPPKLSREEQRGRGALLQDICKGTKLRKVTQINDRSAPILEKPKGSGGSSYGSGSGSAAIQPKGGLFQGGVPKLRPVGAKDSSDSSTKQTLQVPGSRAAAPRPPVPAGNSRPQDDADSSRGSPPELPRTQRPSLPDLSRPGTAGGTGMKHSSSAPPPPPPGRRAAAPPAPPPAHAKASPYNREKPLPPTPGQRLPGSRDGPPAPPPIKPPPSPVSVRSGAQGQSLAPPPPPYRQPPGVPNGPSSPSSELAPELPQRHNSLHRKAPGPLRGLAPPPPTAASPSLQSSRPPPPARDPPSRGAAPPPPPPMLRNGGRDAPPPPPPYRLHGPAEPPGRGKPPPPPTRTPAGPPPPPPPVRNGHRDSISTVRAFLDDFESKYSFHPVEDFPAPEEYKYFQRIYPSKTNRATRGAPPLPPIPR